A window of Toxotes jaculatrix isolate fToxJac2 chromosome 11, fToxJac2.pri, whole genome shotgun sequence genomic DNA:
AATCTCTGCTTCTTTGAGAAAATAGGCACCAGCAGTGAAAAATTACAAGATATGTTCCTTTatattaaaaagacaaaacaaaatagtAATAAAGGGAACTTTGATTTTTCCCCCCAGTTTCCCACATCCAATATCTTTAAAAATACATctgttctgtaaaaaaaatatattcttcATTCACCagcctttcagaataaaacctTGCAGTTAAGTCCCTTGGAAGACATTTCATAAAACAGACTTACATTGCAGAGAGTGCTGGCTCTGGCAGAtcttttcatctgctgtggCTGAAGTGGAGAGTACGTCTTTTATATGGGCTTGATCTGACGCTGAAGAGCTGTGATGCTGGCTCCACTTCAGTGAGAGCAGGAATGGGCGGGGTTCATATGCTGCTGGAGATTTAAAAGCAATTTGGTGTTGCTCATAGAGCTGAAACCATTGGCTGATTATGACATTAACAATATTTTTGATTTATAGATATAATATCTGTAGTCTATTAAATTACAATGGATTAAGAGTACACTCTATATGGTTTGTAGTTCAATTTcccaaacaaaatgtttaaatatgtcctgaaagaaaaatggcTTGAAATAATATCTGAATCTGTGGGGAAGATCAGAGTCACTTACTGTAGAGATCAGTCACTAATAGTGTAGGAAAACAGCAAGAGCAGTACATTTGTAAGAATAAAAATTTCATCTTGACGATTGTTTGCTTTCTTGATAACATAATAGAATAAATCAAAGTGAACGTGGTGAGACGTTTTGTAAGTTTTCTAAACTATCGTCAGCTACTATGCAAAAAGAGTGCAGCTAGATGACATTTGTAAAGTTTACCTTATCCTTTGAAAATATCATTTTCAATTTTGGTGGCTTGTGATGGTTGTCACAACATGCCTGGGGGGGGAAAACTGTTCTTTAATAGAGTTTTTTACTTGAGCAACccaactgtgttgtgttttccatTACATTACATCATTGTTTCACCATCTACTTGTGTCCTGCTTTATTTCAAGTAGTTACAAGCATGCCAACCAGCATGCTTTGCTAACTATCCACTTTAAGATTATTATGTAATTTTGTTTAGCAGGCTAAACTTTTTTGGCCTCATGCAAAGCCAAGTCTGCATGTGACCATGTCTACTTTTATGTATGTGAATCATATCCAGGTCATTGTGATTTTcaattttgtttgcttttaccCTTATTACTAGGATTTTACTGGgataatgtttttgtgttgtgagaTAAAAACAGATACTGATTTAAATATGGATGGCTGGATACATGAAACATTTACTTAGAGAAAGTCTGAAAGTTCTTTGTCAGGATAAACTGTATGCATGTTGCAGTTATTTTCTGTGCACAGTTAATAGGAGCACCTTTAACCTAATGGtgtaagttttatttttctcttctgctttttgtATATGCTGGGTTTTACAAAACATGCGTGTTTTGCAAAATAACTCTGCCTTGTAATCCCAAGTGTGATGAGCCAATTGTCTGACATGAAATAGAGCTATAAATGCAAATATGTAATCTGTCAGTATGGGAAAGTGAACAGAAGATTGACGAGACTGTTGCAGACGGTGTCGCTCGGGGGCGCTAATGAGCCTCTTCCTGTGGACTTCGTGCGAGAGGCGTTGTTATCGCGAGAAACTTCTACGGGCTTTCGTTTGGCTAGTTGAGCAGGGGCAGACGGGGAGCGGATTGTTGTTCTTTGTAGCAGCCTTTTTGGGAAATAATCGAGCAGGAAATTTGAATGCGTATTGTATTTATCGGACAAGAGGGTTTATACGGAGGTAAGCCAACATATCAAccctttgtttttgtaatttctcCTCAGCCACTCGTAGCTAGCAACACAGCCGTCGTACGTTAGATTTACGTCGACGAAGGAAGGCCGAGGGACGTTGCTAGCCGTTTTAAGCTAACGTAAATATTAAATCATCTTTTAACGTGTTTTGTAGATTGCGTATTGTCCATGTTTCGCCTATTACGCGTTTAATACAGATTACACGAGGGATTTGGGTAATTAGATTATTGCTAATGTAAGATGGCTCATTAAGTTAAAATGTTTACCATTAGCTTATCGAACATGTGCTAATACAGCTAGCTAAGTTTTCCAGAAAACTGTACTGTTTTTGTCCTCACACAGATGTCGGACGACTTGGTGAAACAGTTAAGCAGCTACAAAGCACAGCTGCAGCAAGTAGAAGCTGCCTTATCTACCGACCCGGACAATGAAGACCTTCTAAAACTCCAGAAAGACTTACAGGTTTGTGTCTCCACGTTTGTGTGAATGAGATATATCGAGAGTATGTAGGGAGAACATAGCTGCAACGATTTGTCAAGTTATCAGTCTGTTGATTAACAGAACATTCATCCGCAAATAGTTTaaaaattttgtctttgttaaggcaaaaatgtaaaatatttgctgtttttagatTCAGATATGACGATTTGATTACTTTGTATATCTTTGGATTGGATTTTGCCTGTTGGTCAGagaacataaaaagaaaaatacttagcagattaatcaataacaaaaacaagtaaATCTATGttatacattttaaagacagaaaacatgggTTCCTAATAAATTACAcgcatgtatctgtgtgtgtgtgtatgtatgtatgtatgtttgtaatTGTCTTACATTTTAAGAAGGAACATTGTTACAGGGTGGACTTTTGGTTGTGAATGAGGGGATGACCTCTTCCTCCTTAAAACATACCTATGGGAAAAATTGCCTACACTCTCCATGGACATCTGACTGtcttttgattgtgtttttttcccacaggaAGTCATCGATTTGACAAAAGACCTCCTGACCTCACAGCCCACTGATGGTGCTTCCAGTACGAATGGCTCAGACACAGTGCCAACAAAGCACATCTGGAAAGTGGGGGACAGGTGTATGGCTGTGTGGAGTCAGGATGGACAGTGAGTGTCACCAGACTCTTCTCACGAAAAGTAGTTGTTGTGTGGTTATTGGTAGATAACTGTGTATCTTAGAGTATGAATAAACTGCTTATATCATGCCTCAGCTTTTTAGAGAGATTGTTAGTAAAACCTAAATGGAACAGTTTTACACAGCAGAGGCAAGGCCCAAAGTAGAGCACAACTTTGGCTCTCTATTGTGTAATTGACAGCAGAGATTGGCTAGAAGGCATGGATTCAGTCCCAAAGTGTAAATGTCATGCAGTAGCGTTTGCCAAATAGTCCACCGGGGGATGCTCTGGGATAATGTATGGGgataatgtgtttatttggcTTTGAACAAGcagcattttttccccctcaatgTATTTGAAACAAGAAAAGATGCAAACAActgtaattttaatttcatgcaTGTTTGACCTTAAGGGAAACAAAAGTCAGTTCAGGGGAAATACATATTCTTGAAGGATATTCATAGAAAATGCTCTAAGAATCTCTTGTGGTCACATATTGCACAGGTTAACTTACATTTATTAAACTTTATGCATTAGCGTTAAACCTTACTTATTAAGTAGAGCTTGGGTCTTTGGCTCATACTCACCTGCTTACAGACGTGATTCTTTGGCAGGATATATGAGGCTGAGATTGAGGAGATAGACCGAGAGAACGGCACTGCAGCCGTTACCTTCACTGGATATGGGAATGCTGAAGTGATCCCACTGCAGAACCttaaagcagcagaggaggggaaACGTTCTGATGAGGATGGGAGTGTAAAGCCCAAATCAAGGTATGAGCAAAAAAAACTCTTGTCTTGCTCATTtaatgtgcatacacacaaatcTGTTATTAAATcattcttattttttatttcggTTAAAATATACGGGCAGCATGTttgtaattgtatttttttatttgtgcatcATGGACAAGAGCCaaatgtttctcctttttctttttaggaaAGAGCAAATAGCAGAGCAAAGAGAGtataagaagaagaaagcccAGAAGAAGGTACAAAGGATGAAGGAGCTagagcaagagagggaggaacAAAAGTCAAAGTGGCAACAGTTCAACAACAAAGCCTATTCAAAGAACAAGAAAGGACAGGtaagattttcattttgtttgttttttttagaggtCTGACTTGACTTGAGAGTGGACAGTGGTTTTATCCTGTACATGTCTTGTTTTTGCTTGAtattatttttcacagcagtggTTCAGTAATGAATCCCCACAATGGGATTTCATTCAAATTAGCTGGGAAATAGCTCTGTGATAGCAGAATATTTCAAAGAGACAAACGGCAAAACAAGATGTCTATCAGGTAAGAGGATCTGGTGATACGGTCTTATACTATACTTCTAAAGCAAGGTGGTGATGGAAATTCAGCACCCAGACTAAAGGACAACCCTGCGCTAATGTTTAAGGGAATATTATTTTGAAGTTGAATTCACCGTGGGGACCGTGGAGACATGTCATTTACTATAGAGGCAGTCAAACTGCATTTTGGGTTATTTTATCAGATCTTATGATATGTAGTGGCCTTGTCACAGTTTAAAAGGCCACTGACTTTGCAATTAGGAAGGTTTGCTTTGTGGTAACCAGTTTCAACTAGTATATCATAGGAAGACCCAACTGGACCCATGGCCTGCACAGCTGTGATTTAAGCTACTTGAAGGATCAGCCACTATTATCAAAACCCAGCATATCCagttgtctttaaaaaaaaaaaaatgccaaactaaAGTGTGAATTCAAACAGTTGCATGAAGCTTTCAGTAATTTAAAATTTGAGTTACATCATTCATCTCTTGTCCGTCATGCATGTTAAACTTGAAACATACAGGTTTGTAACCATTGATAATGGATTAtctgtttgggttttttatAGGTAAAGAGGAGCATATTTGCATCTCCAGAAAGTGTAAATGGAAAGGTGGGAGTGGGAACGTGTGGTATTGCAGACAAACCTATGACCCAGTACCATGACACGTCAAAATACAACGTCAGACATCTAATGCCCCAATGACCTGATATATCCTGTACATAAAAATCCACTGTATACTAGCTGTATCAGTGCTTTCCATTGTGTTTATACATGATTTAAGTTTCTCAAGTAAAGAAAGCTTTGAAAGGAAGTGCTTGCACACCATTGTTTGAAATATTGATGTAGTTTTCTTATATATATTATGtaggtaaacaaaaaaaaaaattcccagcACTGGAACAAGGACATATGTAAAAACAGGAAGCAGTGTTTTAGAAAAGCCCAAACGTTTGCTGTTTGTGTCCAGCTTCCACCCAAGCCAAACACCTGTTGAGATGTGTATAAAAATACATCCGTAGATTTGGTGGGTAAATTTGAGGCTGGattttaaacactgaacagtTCTCGGTGTGTCTGAACCTCAATAATGGTGTTGATTTGAGACAGCTGAATTCACTTTTTAATTTCTGTGTATATAACagtgaaataaacattttctttctttttttaaaagaattgCCTCCACCGCAttgggactgttttttttttacatttacctTTTCATTGTGGTTCTGTCAGGTCCTGTAGGTGGCAGTAAAGACTTGTATGATTATTAATAAATCCATGTCATGAGCGGCACTCAGCAACTTTCAATACAACCCGTTTACCCATCAAAGTTAcacgagttttttttttgtttgagatgTTCAACTTTGTTAGTTCAAGATGTTTAATGTACTATGTAAACTGCAGACTTGATGGatactttgttgttttctttgaacAAAAGTCAGGGTGGGAAACAACTGTAGTGTGTCAGTCTAATTCAAGCCACCCAAGTTAATTATCTGAATATTAACGGACGGCttaccaaaagaaaaaaaacacattggtTTATGTCTGGGTAGTAGAGGTTTATTAGGATTCCAGGGACAGTTGTCAGGAACTGTAACAAAGTATTAGCAGGGGACCAGCAGCACATGTTTTGCAAAAGAGTCACCTTGGATGGCTGATTAAGCACAAGAGAAAACATTCTGGGGTGTGCTTTAACATACTTCCttaacaaaagtttttttttcatagtgcATTTTATAGTTTCCCAAACAGGTTGGGGGGAAAAAGACCTGTAACAAGGAACTTTGTGCAAGAGTCATACCCATGTTAAGACACAATTTGGTAGTGATCTGCTTAGAACTTGGACCAGAAAAATGCAGATACGTGGTCATATTGAAATGGTGATGGTCATATTGTCTTATTTGGTTTCATGGATTCGAACAGCAGTGCAATTCTATGTGTCAAATATACATTTAATTATTAGTGGGAAGCCTCCAAATTTCAAGGATTTGACCTTGTACTTTTTCTGCTACAATACAAAAAAGATACCGTATTAAACATTGAAGTA
This region includes:
- the smndc1 gene encoding survival of motor neuron-related-splicing factor 30 isoform X2 translates to MSDDLVKQLSSYKAQLQQVEAALSTDPDNEDLLKLQKDLQEVIDLTKDLLTSQPTDGASSTNGSDTVPTKHIWKVGDRCMAVWSQDGQIYEAEIEEIDRENGTAAVTFTGYGNAEVIPLQNLKAAEEGKRSDEDGSVKPKSRKEQIAEQREYKKKKAQKKVQRMKELEQEREEQKSKWQQFNNKAYSKNKKGQQWFSNESPQWDFIQISWEIAL
- the smndc1 gene encoding survival of motor neuron-related-splicing factor 30 isoform X1, yielding MSDDLVKQLSSYKAQLQQVEAALSTDPDNEDLLKLQKDLQEVIDLTKDLLTSQPTDGASSTNGSDTVPTKHIWKVGDRCMAVWSQDGQIYEAEIEEIDRENGTAAVTFTGYGNAEVIPLQNLKAAEEGKRSDEDGSVKPKSRKEQIAEQREYKKKKAQKKVQRMKELEQEREEQKSKWQQFNNKAYSKNKKGQVKRSIFASPESVNGKVGVGTCGIADKPMTQYHDTSKYNVRHLMPQ